ACGTCGCGCGGCGCTGCTGACCTTCGTCGTCATCGGCGCCGGCCCGACCGGCGTCGAGCTCGCCGGCACCATTGCGGAACTGGCGCACGCCACCCTGCCGAAGGAGTTCCGCCGGATCGATACGCGCGTGACGCGTGTCGTGCTGGTCGAAGCGGGGCCGCGCATCCTGCCGAGCTTCGACGCTGACCTCGCAGCCTATGCGCATCACGAATTGCAGCGCATCGGCGTTGAGGTCCGCACCGGCGCGCCCGTCACCGCCTGCACGCCGGATGGCGTCGTGATCGGCGAGGAGCCCTTGCCCGCGGCGACGGTGATCTGGGCCGCGGGCGTGCGTGCCTCGCCGGCCGGTGCCTGGCTCGCTGCGCCCATGGACCGCGCCGGCCGCGTCGAGGTCGAGCCCGATCTCAGCGTGCCCGGCCACCCGGAGGTCTTCGTGATCGGCGACACCGCCATGGTCAGGGACCAGGACGGCAAGCCCGTGCCCGGCATCGCCCCCGCCGCCAAGCAGCAGGGCCGCCATGTCGCTGCGACGATCAAGCGCCGGCTCGCCGGCGACAAGGCGCCGCGCCCCTTCGCCTACAGCCATGCCGGCAGCCTCGCCACCGTCGGCAAGCGCGTCGCCATCATCGATTTCGGCCGGGTGAAGCTGAAGGGCTGGCTCGCCTGGTGGCTCTGGGGGCTGG
This genomic interval from Bosea sp. 29B contains the following:
- a CDS encoding NAD(P)/FAD-dependent oxidoreductase; protein product: MSGPHHVVVIGGGFAGLETVHRLAGADVRITIVDRRNHHLFQPLLYQVATASLATSEIAWPIRHLFRRRDDVTTLLAEVAGIDTTRREVALSTGEILPYDTLVIATGATHAYFGHDDWEPYAPGLKTLEDATTIRRRILTAFERAEAEADPERRAALLTFVVIGAGPTGVELAGTIAELAHATLPKEFRRIDTRVTRVVLVEAGPRILPSFDADLAAYAHHELQRIGVEVRTGAPVTACTPDGVVIGEEPLPAATVIWAAGVRASPAGAWLAAPMDRAGRVEVEPDLSVPGHPEVFVIGDTAMVRDQDGKPVPGIAPAAKQQGRHVAATIKRRLAGDKAPRPFAYSHAGSLATVGKRVAIIDFGRVKLKGWLAWWLWGLAHIYFLIGVRNRLSVALSWLWIHARDQRSARLITQRDVKQPGGRS